DNA from Prunus persica cultivar Lovell chromosome G6, Prunus_persica_NCBIv2, whole genome shotgun sequence:
aaaatatataagaaaaatgagaaagaGTGAGGGATGTGAATATTAATTCAAGAAAAGCCATATGAGAACAAGCATTACCTCTAGCGTGGCTTGCAAAGTCATATTTATCTTTCCATTATGGGACTTCCCCTCAAATCCTTCAAGCTTAGAATTGCAAATGCTAAGCTGACATGTCCTAAAGAATAAGGTGAAGGCCGAGTGGATCCTCAGGCCTGAAAAGTTAGCCTGGTGTTGGTTTATGTCACCATTATTTACCCTTCGCTTCTTGGGACCAAGTTCCACTGCCGACGTGTCCATATCTCTGTCTTTCTCCGTGGAACCATCCCCATTGAGCACAATGGTTGGTTGTAAAGAAGGTGTGCTAGGAGGGATGACTCGAAGGGGATCGGGATCACCATCCATGGGAATTGTAGGTTGGCCAACCTTGCCTCCACCACCGTCCTTTCTTTGCTCTGCCTTTCTTTGTTCCTCAAGAGCTCTCCTCAAGGACTCTGCGAGCCTAGAGCCCAGATTTCTTGCCCTCTTCTTTGGTGAATACTTCCTACAACATACACCAGGTTTTGactatcaaattaaattacaataggGAAAGTGCATACGAAAAACCTTACCTTGGTAAGGAGGATGCGAGCTCGAACTTTACAAGTATGGAAGGAGTGGTCAACCTCTTGCCCAACCTCCCGATGCTGCTATTCTCAGCTTGGACTCTCATAATTTGCTCCAACTTCTGACCCCGAATGGAAGATATAGCTCACATATCTGCAAAACCTCATATACACCGTGTATGAGACCGTCAACCAATCATACAAAGGTGCACTGATTAAAAACATGTTGACCTACATGACATGCAAGTACCCACTTGCTCGACAGAAGCACGTCTGTACTCGAGCACCAGAGCCCACATCATCCTCTTTAAACTCCCAATTTTTGGAAGCAAAGAATTACTTGTTTTTCCAAGCTTTCTTTAAAGGATTAATTGTTATCAAGGCACCTCCTATATTCATGAAAGCACATACATATCATCACCCTGTGCTACCTGGATACTTTTTCAGATAATATTGGTTGGCAAACTGAGCAAAGGAAGGCTCACCAAGCCCTAGTTACTTTCATAACACATACATGCTCAACCATACTATATAGACATTCGGGTTGATCTGCGTGGGAGCCAACCCTAAGATTCTAAGGAATTTATGGACATCGGGTGGAGGGGCAACCTAAACCTACACTCAAAGAACCCTGGATGTATGAAGATCGAGTCATTTGCCTTCTCTTCCTTCCTTGGCAACCTCTACTCTATTGTGTCTGGGATCCCATACTCtaacctcaacttctcaagcTCACCCTCAGTCATCTCATTTTTTACCTTATCAATGCTATATTTGACCTATTCTCTGTGCTACCGCCTCGTCTTCCATATCTACCTCGTCATCAACAAGACCGCCCACTCCTACTAGTTTGACCTCTCCATCCTCATCACCCTCTTCGCTCTCCTCTCTTGGATCCCATTCTATTTTCCAATCCTCCATCCTAAATCGTGAACTACCCAACTCAGACATCTACGTGGCACGTCGCATACACTAGGTCGTGTTATAGAATGGGGACTTACCCAACTCAAATGGCGAGGTTTATTTCTTTTAGATTCTGACCCCGTCGATAAATCGCGATGAGCTCTCCTACCCCTTGCTTGTGTCTACCTGCACCAATAAACCTATCATTCAGTCatgatgaaaatgatattgacaggacccgacccaatttccgctttggaattcgagccaagccctgtgcgtgtccgacacctggcaatTGTCGGGCACAATGACCTCATTACCCTTCCTGGAGATAAATATGGTTAAACTTTCTCTGGACTTCTGCTTTAATTTCGGCAGAGACTCCTCTGTAATTTGactaaacccaaattttccaCCTGTCAAACAAACTGATAAATCcacaccaactgccagaataGGGTAACTAAATATTCACCAGTTCTGGTTATCTAATCCAACCAGATATCAGAGCAGTTACTAATTGTTTACAAGAATTTAAGTAGGTTACAAGAAATCCTACAGCTTGGAAGTAGCGTGGGAGCTAGGAGAAGGcctggtggtggattcctgcaCACTCGACTgcctggggggcgcaaaacatttcaaagtgtgagtggaccaaaataaagttctagaaaacagtatatgaacataataacccccactgtaaaaataatgataaTCATACGACTGAATATTTAAACTGCACTTGAATTATGATAAGTCCAAAGCATTTAggtaaacatatatatatcgtTACTGCTCGATATTAAGAAACTCAAGTAAAATCACTGAAATCAATATTTGCATAATTGCACTGACATTCCTCTAAACTGAATATGTAAACTGCACTGCACTGAATTAGGGTaaattcaagcattcacataatatatacatctatatatatatatatatatccagatGTAGGATATGCTCAATACTAAGGAAATATTGAGTAAAATCACTGAAATCAATATTTGCATAAAAGCActgaaatttctttaaaactaccacctaggtgtacccctgtAAAACTGTCAAATCCTCTGTAAATCtgtcaattcccctggcaggtctcggcgacACATAGTgtatccgagccgcaaactggcaggattcaggagaccgtagtcagcctgatccgcaatcctggcactcacggtccgGGCGTCCCcaaaactcgtgaggcaaatgtcaagtgcactgacgtAACTGaaagtaaactggatgtctgtAGACATCATcatatccgaaggcaacataaaccgaaggcaatctggatgtccgtagacatcgtCTTATTTGACGGCAACCTATTTCTGTAACCGGGTATCCAcagtggtttaagaaaatattaactgctgagaaaatatgaaatataatTATCATAATATTTCTGAACGATCTAATGAATAACTGAATCTTTATTCAATCTATAACTGTGCTGCCCTTTTTATCTGatagaaaactcaaactctgctttctATAATTAATGGTGGTCTAAAATAATTATCTTGGATAAAATCTGATATCCTCTGTATTCTGATAAAATCTGAGCTAGATATTTCTGAATCATAAATCTCAAAGTCTGCTGTCCAAATAACTTTAGCAAAATCAGCTAAGCAATGTATAGAAGGAATCTTTAAATTCATAGGAATAAATCACACTGAATAAAACTGATTcagaaaattatttaaaaaaagaaaggtccactcactgctggtccgagctagctggacctcttgaaggtccctcctgtggTTCAGTTTGGCCTCTGATGCCTGTTTaacc
Protein-coding regions in this window:
- the LOC109949536 gene encoding uncharacterized protein LOC109949536 isoform X1, producing the protein MRVQAENSSIGRLGKRLTTPSILVKFELASSLPRKYSPKKRARNLGSRLAESLRRALEEQRKAEQRKDGGGGKVGQPTIPMDGDPDPLRVIPPSTPSLQPTIVLNGDGSTEKDRDMDTSAVELGPKKRRVNNGDINQHQANFSGLRIHSAFTLFFRTCQLSICNSKLEGFEGKSHNGKINMTLQATLEATCLQYHA
- the LOC109949536 gene encoding uncharacterized protein LOC109949536 isoform X2 — encoded protein: MRVQAENSSIGRLGKRKYSPKKRARNLGSRLAESLRRALEEQRKAEQRKDGGGGKVGQPTIPMDGDPDPLRVIPPSTPSLQPTIVLNGDGSTEKDRDMDTSAVELGPKKRRVNNGDINQHQANFSGLRIHSAFTLFFRTCQLSICNSKLEGFEGKSHNGKINMTLQATLEATCLQYHA